AGGACCAGACCATTTGGCTGCGGTTACCCCTTTGGCGATTGAAACGAGACGAAAAGTCTGGAAAATAGGTTTGTTCTGGGGTTTTGGACATCTGACCGGAATGCTTTTGATAGGGTTGCTTTTTCTCCTATTTCGGCAATACATTCCAATAGAGAAAATATCGGAACATAGTGAACAGCTAGTTGGCGCCGTTTTAATTGTCGTGGGACTCTGGGCATTATACAGTATTTTCGGCAAAAGAAAAAACCACAAACATCCGCATGTGCACAATGCGGAAGAGCCCTATATTCATATACACGAACATGAGCATGACAAAAACATGCTAAACCATGGTCACGCTCATAGCAAAAAGGTTAAGCAAAATCAATGGACTTCTTTTGGGATTGGGGTTTTACATGGACTCGCAGGAATAGCACATTTTGTTTTACTCCTTCCGGTATTGGGATTTGAAAATAAATTTGATAGTATTCAATACATCATTGGCTTCGGATTAGGAACACTATTGGTTATGACGATTTATACATTCTTACTT
This window of the Maribacter cobaltidurans genome carries:
- a CDS encoding urease accessory protein UreH domain-containing protein; this encodes MMSFPLLAGIAASILHVVSGPDHLAAVTPLAIETRRKVWKIGLFWGFGHLTGMLLIGLLFLLFRQYIPIEKISEHSEQLVGAVLIVVGLWALYSIFGKRKNHKHPHVHNAEEPYIHIHEHEHDKNMLNHGHAHSKKVKQNQWTSFGIGVLHGLAGIAHFVLLLPVLGFENKFDSIQYIIGFGLGTLLVMTIYTFLLGQLARYSKKQNSKSLFKMVRLSGGVFAIAIGVYWLYLSL